In Dama dama isolate Ldn47 chromosome 26, ASM3311817v1, whole genome shotgun sequence, a single genomic region encodes these proteins:
- the TAGAP gene encoding T-cell activation Rho GTPase-activating protein, producing MKLTSSCHASKTLNACDMETLIECQSEGNIKEHPLLASCESEDNICQLIEIKKRKKVSNWLFLMRRLSSSSDVSAASEPELKTSLFEQPLSAICSDNTLPGPIQDILTILCLKGPSTEGIFRKAANEKARKELKEELNSGSVVDLKSLPVHLLAVVLKDFLRSIPLKLLSCDLFEEWMGALAKQSEEDRIEALKQVADKLPRPNHLLLKHLVSVLHVISKNSEVNRMDASNLAICIGPNMLSPENEHNLSLEARRDLNDKVKTLVEFLIDNCFEIFGEDFPAHSRIASDESLEHTDSSDMSTLQNDSAYDSNDPDHDVEPAGSPSSQPPELPELAAGRSEPRAPLRPWEPVVSTTARLKGFLGQADRRYSDPSAASSPECLDVRRANPKLTRSEDDFTAVAQAASRFAGEEAEDPFPEEVFPAAEGRAQRPRDLGERSPTQDSASPCAQVAKAASSGSLDAFSDSSPLASPSSPKRNFFTRHQSFTKAEKSKPNREIKKHSMSFSFASHQRVLTKTRSFGAAKPKGCPRDPEKRGSKKESQLAGRIVQESSSDAPGRAALGFNSGAYTLSVEDVFQLVDQRHPGRPPSYEEAVRLQALELAPRGGQTVGSLRARVLSLDAGLLPPLPTRPRGDSTNSHGPEPLDGLRRGPGTEPWRQSWIDCAPGAAAGQVMVPRTPELQRLRSASESQQKGRQALLARRCSQPVFDAEQLRFAKESYI from the exons ATGAAGTTGACAAGCAGCTGCCATGCT TCAAAAACACTAAATGCCTGTGATATGGAGACATTAATTGAATGTCAATCAGAG ggtAATATCAAGGAACATCCTCTGTTGGCATCATGTGAGAGTGAAGATAATATTTGCCAGCTAATTG AaatcaagaagagaaagaaggtgtCTAACTGGCTCTTTCTCATGAGAAGGCTTTCTTCTTCATCAGATGTTTCTGCAGCTTCGGAGCCAGAATTGAAGACATCCCTTTTCGAGCAGCCCTTGTCAGCCATCTGCAGTGACAACACGCTCCCGGGACCCATTCAG GATATTCTCACTATTCTATGCCTTAAAGGCCCTTCCACTGAAGGAATATTCAGGAAAGCAGCCAATGAGAAAGCCCGCAAGGAGCTGAAGGAGGAGCTCAACTCCGGAAGCGTGGTGGACCTGAAAAGCCTCCCAGTGCACCTCCTGGCCGTGGTCCTCAAG GACTTCCTCAGAAGTATTCCGCTGAAGCTCCTGTCCTGTGACCTGTTTGAGGAGTGGATGGGCGCCCTGGCCAAGCAGAGCGAGGAGGACCGGATCGAGGCGCTGAAACA GGTTGCAGACAAGCTCCCGCGGCCCAACCACCTGTTGCTCAAGCACCTGGTGTCCGTGCTCCACGTGATCAGCAAGAACTCTGAGGTCAACCGGATGGACGCCAGCAATCTCGCCATCTGCATCGGGCCCAACATGCTGAGCCCGGAAAACGAGCACAACCTATCGCTGGAAGCCCGGAGAGACCTGAACGATAAG GTTAAGACACTGGTGGAATTCCTCATCGATAACTGCTTTGAAATATTTGGGGAAGACTTTCCAGCACATTCCAGAATTGCTTCTGATGAGTCCCTGGAACACACAGACAGTTCAG ACATGTCGACCCTGCAGAACGACTCGGCCTACGACAGCAACGACCCTGACCACGACGTGGAGCCTGCGGGCTCCCCAAGCTCGCAGCCCCCAGAGCTCCCAGAGCTGGCTGCTGGCCGctcagagcccagagccccgCTGCGCCCTTGGGAGCCCGTGGTCAGCACCACGGCCAGACTGAAGGGCTTCCTCGGGCAAGCGGACAGGAGGTACTCGGATCCCAGCGCCGCATCCTCCCCGGAGTGCCTCGACGTCAGAAGAGCAAACCCGAAACTCACGCGAAGCGAGGACGACTTCACCGCGGTGGCCCAGGCCGCCTCCCGCTTTGCCGGCGAGGAAGCCGAGGACCCGTTTCCCGAGGAGGTGTTTCCTGCAGCCGAAGGCCGGGCGCAGAGGCCCCGGGACCTGGGGGAGCGGAGCCCGACTCAGGACTCGGCGTCACCGTGCGCGCAGGTCGCCAAAGCCGCCTCCAGTGGCTCCCTGGACGCTTTCTCCGACAGCTCGCCCCTGGCCTCTCCTTCCAGCCCCAAAAGAAACTTCTTCACCCGACACCAGTCTTTCACCAAGGCTGAGAAAAGCAAGCCCAACCGAGAAATTAAAAAGCACTCCATGTCATTCTCCTTCGCCTCCCACCAAAGAGTGCTGACCAAGACGCGCAGCTTTGGAGCCGCGAAGCCCAAGGGCTGCCCCCGAGACCCAGAGAAGCGAGGTTCCAAGAAAGAAAGCCAGCTTGCCGGCCGGATCGTCCAGGAAAGCTCGTCGGACGCCCCCGGCCGAGCCGCTCTGGGCTTTAACTCGGGGGCCTACACCCTCTCAGTGGAGGATGTGTTCCAGCTGGTGGATCAGAGGCACCCCGGCCGCCCCCCGTCTTACGAGGAGGCCGTGCGGCTCCAGGCGCTGGAGCTCGCCCCGCGCGGGGGCCAGACGGTGGGCAGCCTGCGGGCCCGCGTGCTGAGCCTGGACGCGGGGCTGCTGCCTCCGCTCCCCACCCGCCCCCGTGGGGACTCGACAAACAGCCACGGGCCGGAGCCCCTGGACGGGCTCCGACGGGGGCCAGGGACCGAGCCCTGGAGGCAGAGCTGGATCGACTGCGCCCCTGGGGCCGCGGCAGGACAAGTGATGGTCCCCCGGACACCCGAGCTGCAGAGGCTGAGAAGCGCCTCCGAGTCGCAGCAGAAGGGCAGGCAGGCCCTGCTGGCCCGGCGGTGTAGCCAGCCCGTGTTTGACGCCGAGCAGCTCCGATTTGCCAAGGAATCCTACATCTAG